The following proteins are co-located in the uncultured Draconibacterium sp. genome:
- the ggt gene encoding gamma-glutamyltransferase: MKHFISTIFFLLVGSLVFAQDRVTGLTFATRSEVIAQNGMACTSQPLATQAALDILKSGGNAIDAAIAANAVLGLVEPTGNGMGGDLFAIVWDAKSKKLYGLNASGRSPYNLTLDYFKENGYEKIPSLGPLPVSVPGCVDGWFELHKKFGSKTMHEILSPAIYYAENGFPLTELIAYYWGRSSYLKEYPGFEEIFMPDGKAPEKGEIFKNLYLANTFKLIAEQGRDVFYKGEIAEKIVAYIQEQGGFLSMKDFEDHTSEWVEPISTNYRGYDVWELPPNGQGTAVLQMLNILENFDIAKMGFGTPEYMHTFIEAKKLAYEDRAKYYSDMDFNKIPIEALISKEYGKERATLINENRSARSYPAGELEQGNTIYLTTADKDGNMVSLIQSNYRGMGSGMTPGKLGFILQDRGELFALEEGHMNVYEPHKRPFHTIIPAFITKDGEPFISFGLMGGAMQPQGHVQIVCNLIDFGMNLQEAGDAPRISHDGSSQPTGEKMTDGGVVSLESGFEYQTIRELMSKGHRISYALGPYGGYQAILFDKKNKVYFGASESRKDGQAAGY; the protein is encoded by the coding sequence ATGAAACATTTTATCAGCACTATTTTCTTTTTACTAGTTGGAAGCCTGGTTTTTGCCCAGGATAGGGTGACCGGTTTAACTTTTGCCACACGCAGCGAAGTTATTGCGCAAAACGGCATGGCCTGCACCAGCCAGCCTTTGGCCACGCAAGCTGCATTAGACATACTTAAATCCGGAGGAAATGCCATCGACGCAGCCATTGCTGCAAATGCAGTACTGGGCCTGGTTGAACCTACCGGAAACGGAATGGGGGGCGACCTGTTTGCCATTGTGTGGGATGCAAAATCGAAAAAACTATATGGATTAAATGCCAGTGGGCGTTCACCATACAACTTAACTTTGGATTATTTTAAAGAAAATGGCTACGAAAAAATCCCGTCACTGGGTCCGCTTCCTGTTTCGGTGCCGGGTTGTGTGGACGGTTGGTTCGAATTGCATAAAAAATTTGGAAGCAAAACCATGCATGAAATACTTAGTCCCGCCATTTACTATGCTGAAAACGGATTTCCACTTACCGAGTTGATTGCCTACTACTGGGGCAGAAGTTCTTATTTGAAAGAATATCCCGGATTTGAAGAAATTTTTATGCCGGATGGAAAAGCACCTGAGAAAGGTGAAATATTTAAAAATCTGTACCTGGCAAACACCTTTAAACTGATTGCAGAACAAGGCAGGGATGTGTTTTACAAAGGAGAAATTGCTGAAAAAATTGTTGCCTACATTCAGGAGCAAGGCGGTTTTTTAAGCATGAAAGATTTCGAAGATCATACATCGGAATGGGTAGAACCCATATCGACCAACTACCGAGGATACGATGTTTGGGAACTACCGCCAAACGGACAAGGAACTGCTGTTTTACAAATGTTAAACATTTTGGAAAACTTCGATATTGCTAAAATGGGATTCGGCACACCGGAATACATGCACACCTTTATTGAAGCCAAAAAGCTGGCCTACGAGGACCGCGCCAAATATTATTCAGACATGGATTTTAACAAGATTCCAATCGAAGCACTCATTTCAAAGGAATATGGAAAAGAAAGGGCAACGCTTATTAACGAGAATCGTTCGGCCCGGTCCTATCCTGCCGGTGAGTTGGAACAGGGAAATACCATTTACCTGACAACTGCCGACAAAGACGGAAATATGGTATCGCTGATTCAAAGTAATTACCGCGGCATGGGTTCGGGAATGACTCCGGGAAAACTCGGATTTATTTTACAAGACCGCGGCGAATTGTTTGCATTGGAAGAAGGCCACATGAATGTTTACGAACCACACAAACGCCCGTTTCACACTATAATTCCTGCATTTATTACCAAAGATGGCGAACCATTTATCAGTTTTGGTTTAATGGGAGGCGCCATGCAACCACAGGGACACGTGCAAATAGTTTGTAACCTGATTGATTTTGGCATGAATTTGCAGGAAGCCGGTGACGCACCACGAATCAGTCACGACGGATCGAGCCAGCCAACAGGTGAAAAAATGACGGACGGCGGTGTTGTTTCTCTGGAAAGTGGATTTGAATACCAAACCATTCGCGAATTAATGAGCAAAGGCCACCGCATTTCGTATGCGCTAGGCCCTTACGGAGGATACCAGGCCATATTATTCGATAAAAAGAACAAGGTATATTTTGGAGCTTCTGAATCGAGAAAAGACGGTCAGGCTGCTGGATATTAA